A section of the Clostridium sp. TW13 genome encodes:
- the purR gene encoding pur operon repressor: protein MEKLSRNNRIVIITKMIIENPNKVIGLSVFSQLLNAAKSTISEDLLIVREVLKNLDMGRIETISGASGGIRYIPSVSKDEAKLFASNLCEKLKDSSRIVPGNYIYMTDVMFDPKIISKAGNILASAFIDKDIDYVVTVETKGIPLAYEVAKNLGVELITARRDTKITEGSTVTINYVSGTSGRIQQMSLSKKTLKTKSNCVFIDDFMKGGGTAKGIIDLLSEFECNLVGIGVLIDNIGTERKLVDNYVSVVEFYGVDENGEIKMSPSKKFS from the coding sequence ATGGAGAAATTAAGTAGAAATAACAGAATAGTAATCATTACAAAGATGATAATAGAGAATCCAAATAAAGTAATAGGATTAAGTGTATTTTCGCAATTACTTAATGCTGCAAAATCTACTATTAGTGAAGATTTATTAATAGTAAGAGAGGTTCTCAAAAATCTGGATATGGGAAGAATAGAAACTATATCTGGCGCTTCAGGAGGAATTAGATATATTCCATCAGTAAGCAAGGATGAAGCAAAATTATTTGCAAGTAATTTATGTGAAAAGTTAAAAGATAGCAGCAGAATAGTTCCTGGAAATTACATCTACATGACAGATGTAATGTTTGATCCAAAGATAATATCAAAGGCAGGAAACATATTAGCATCAGCATTTATTGATAAAGATATAGATTATGTTGTTACAGTTGAAACTAAAGGAATTCCTTTAGCCTATGAAGTTGCAAAGAACTTGGGGGTTGAACTTATAACAGCAAGAAGAGATACAAAAATAACTGAAGGATCTACTGTAACAATAAATTATGTATCAGGAACATCAGGAAGAATTCAACAAATGTCACTTTCAAAAAAGACTTTAAAGACTAAAAGTAATTGCGTATTTATTGATGACTTTATGAAGGGTGGAGGAACAGCAAAAGGAATTATAGATTTACTTAGTGAGTTTGAATGTAACTTAGTTGGTATAGGTGTTCTTATAGATAATATAGGGACTGAGCGTAAGTTAGTAGATAATTATGTGTCTGTAGTAGAATTTTATGGCGTGGATGAAAATGGCGAGATAAAAATGAGCCCATCTAAAAAGTTTTCTTAA
- the spoVG gene encoding septation regulator SpoVG: protein MQITDVRIRKIASEGKMKAIVSVTFDNEFVVHDIKVIEGQNGLFIAMPSRKTPDGEFKDIAHPINTETREKIQQSILDEYEKAKNEEEKIEE, encoded by the coding sequence ATGCAAATTACGGATGTTAGAATTAGGAAGATTGCTTCAGAAGGAAAGATGAAAGCAATAGTTTCTGTAACTTTTGATAATGAGTTTGTTGTCCATGATATTAAGGTTATTGAAGGACAAAATGGACTATTTATCGCTATGCCAAGTAGAAAAACACCAGATGGAGAGTTTAAAGATATAGCTCATCCAATCAACACAGAAACAAGAGAAAAAATTCAACAATCTATTCTTGATGAGTATGAAAAAGCAAAGAATGAAGAAGAAAAAATAGAAGAATAA
- the glmU gene encoding bifunctional UDP-N-acetylglucosamine diphosphorylase/glucosamine-1-phosphate N-acetyltransferase GlmU, giving the protein MDKCVIILAAGQGTRIKSKFPKVTHKVCGKEMINHVIDTMKKANLNNIDVVIGKGAELVKECTASRNVEYSMQPEQLGTGHAVKCAKDFLQGKKGVVAIFAGDAPLITVETVQKLIDTHINECNVATILSSLVEDPTGYGRIVRKNGEVEKIVEQKDCNAEEKLINEVNSAIYCFDIENLLVALGKIGNNNAQGEYYLTDVIGIFESEGKKVGAFVTDFEETVGINSRVQLADAEKILRSRINKHHMTNGVTIINPENTYIGADVQIGPDTIIYPGCILEGTTTIGEDCIIYENCRINNSVIGDKTSVESSVIIDSEVGTGTSVGPFAYIRPESKVGDNVKIGDFVEVKKSTIGNGTKVAHLTYIGDASVGENCNFGCGTVVVNYDGKKKHKTIIGNNSFIGCNTNLVSPVEVKDNTYIAAGSTITKEVPENSLAIARAKQINIENWVLRKK; this is encoded by the coding sequence ATGGATAAATGTGTTATAATATTGGCTGCAGGCCAAGGTACAAGAATAAAATCAAAATTTCCCAAGGTGACCCACAAGGTTTGTGGAAAAGAAATGATTAATCATGTTATTGACACTATGAAGAAGGCAAATTTAAACAATATAGATGTAGTTATAGGAAAAGGAGCAGAACTTGTTAAAGAATGTACAGCTTCTAGAAACGTAGAATATTCAATGCAACCAGAGCAGCTAGGAACTGGTCATGCTGTAAAATGTGCTAAGGATTTTTTACAAGGAAAGAAGGGAGTTGTAGCTATTTTTGCAGGGGATGCTCCTCTTATTACTGTGGAAACAGTACAAAAATTAATAGATACTCACATAAATGAATGCAATGTTGCAACAATATTATCTTCTTTAGTAGAGGATCCAACAGGATATGGCAGAATAGTTAGAAAAAATGGAGAAGTTGAAAAGATAGTTGAACAGAAGGATTGCAATGCAGAAGAAAAATTAATTAATGAAGTGAACTCAGCTATTTACTGTTTTGACATAGAAAATTTGTTAGTTGCATTAGGAAAGATTGGAAATAACAATGCCCAAGGAGAGTATTACTTAACAGACGTTATTGGAATATTTGAATCTGAAGGAAAAAAGGTAGGAGCTTTTGTAACTGATTTTGAAGAAACAGTAGGGATAAACTCAAGAGTTCAATTAGCAGATGCTGAGAAGATATTAAGAAGCAGAATAAATAAGCATCATATGACTAATGGTGTTACAATAATTAATCCTGAGAATACTTATATTGGAGCAGATGTTCAAATCGGACCAGATACAATAATCTACCCTGGATGTATTTTAGAAGGAACCACAACAATTGGAGAAGATTGTATAATATATGAGAATTGTAGAATAAATAACAGTGTAATTGGAGATAAAACATCAGTAGAGAGTTCTGTAATAATAGATAGTGAAGTTGGAACTGGAACAAGTGTTGGTCCATTTGCATATATAAGACCTGAATCTAAAGTTGGAGATAATGTTAAGATTGGGGATTTTGTTGAAGTTAAAAAATCCACTATAGGAAATGGAACAAAAGTTGCTCATTTAACATATATCGGAGATGCTTCAGTTGGAGAAAATTGTAACTTTGGATGTGGAACTGTAGTTGTAAATTATGATGGTAAGAAAAAACATAAAACTATAATAGGAAATAATTCATTTATTGGCTGCAATACTAATCTAGTATCTCCAGTAGAAGTAAAGGATAATACTTATATAGCAGCAGGTTCAACAATTACTAAGGAAGTTCCAGAAAATAGTCTTGCCATAGCAAGAGCAAAGCAAATCAATATAGAAAACTGGGTCTTAAGAAAAAAGTAA
- a CDS encoding ribose-phosphate diphosphokinase, translating into MITSGNNIKIFTGSSNPKLAQEIAEILGVKVGEAKVSTFSDGEISVDINETVRGADVFIVQSTNSPVNNNLMELLIMIDAFKRASAGSITAVIPYYGYARQDRKVKSRDPITAKLVADLITAAGADRVLTMDLHAAQIQGYFNIPVDHLLGTPILSKYFIDMGLDERDDVVVVSPDLGSVTRARKFADRLHAPIAIIDKRRPKANVSEIMNIIGEVEGKICILIDDMIDTAGTIANAANALKDLGAKNVYACCTHGVLSGPAFERINASAIEELVMLNTIALPKRDDLQKFKSISVATLIADAIKRIHDDEPLSKLFL; encoded by the coding sequence ATGATAACTAGTGGAAATAACATCAAGATTTTTACGGGAAGTTCGAACCCTAAGTTAGCTCAAGAAATAGCAGAAATATTAGGGGTAAAAGTAGGAGAAGCAAAGGTTTCTACATTTAGTGACGGAGAAATTTCTGTAGATATAAACGAAACAGTAAGAGGAGCAGACGTTTTTATAGTACAATCTACTAATTCTCCAGTGAACAATAATTTGATGGAATTACTAATAATGATAGATGCATTTAAAAGGGCATCAGCTGGAAGTATAACAGCAGTTATTCCTTACTATGGATATGCTAGACAGGATAGAAAAGTAAAATCAAGAGATCCAATAACAGCTAAACTAGTTGCAGATCTTATTACAGCTGCAGGAGCAGATAGAGTATTAACTATGGATTTACATGCAGCGCAAATACAAGGATACTTCAATATACCAGTAGATCACTTGTTAGGAACACCAATATTATCAAAGTATTTTATTGATATGGGCTTAGATGAAAGAGATGATGTAGTTGTTGTTTCTCCAGATCTTGGTAGCGTAACTAGAGCTAGAAAATTCGCTGATAGATTACATGCACCAATAGCAATAATCGATAAGAGAAGACCAAAAGCTAACGTTTCAGAAATAATGAACATAATTGGAGAAGTAGAAGGAAAGATATGTATACTTATTGATGATATGATAGATACAGCAGGTACAATTGCAAATGCAGCTAATGCACTTAAAGATTTAGGAGCAAAGAATGTTTATGCTTGCTGTACACATGGAGTATTATCAGGACCAGCTTTTGAGAGAATAAATGCTTCAGCTATAGAAGAATTAGTAATGTTAAATACTATAGCACTTCCAAAAAGAGATGACCTTCAAAAATTTAAATCAATATCAGTGGCAACTTTAATTGCTGATGCAATTAAGAGAATTCATGATGATGAACCATTAAGTAAATTATTCTTATAA